The region CCGTGGAACATCTGGGCCGTCGGGGCAAAGGCATCGTACCACCGCCGCCACTTCAGGCTCTTGACCTTGCTCAGCATCGCTCGCCGCTACCTCCTCTTCGCCAACTGGTCTGACCTGTGTGTTCCGAAGTGTAACAAACTTTGATCAACCTGCGGTTAATTCTTTCACAAGCGGGCCTCTGCGGCCGCAAAAAGGGTGGGGGTGTAGAATGGGGTTCTGGAGGAGATGGTCTGCTGGCTGCACCGGAGGGGTCTGGCGTGAACCTCGGGGAGGCGCTCGAGGAGGTCTGGGAGGAGTACGGTGGGCGGGCGATGGTCATCAGCGCCCGCTACGAGCGGCCTCTGGGGGAGGTGCTGGAGGAGGCCGGGGAGGACGGGCGGGAGGTATGGGTGGAGTGGGGGGAGGTGAGCTCCGGCGGGGTCTCCGTGCCGGCGACCCACATCCTGTTTCTGGACGAGGACGGGTACATGCGGCGCGACGGCTCGGGGCTTGCGGTGGTGTCCCTGGAGGACTACCGGCGCCTGCGGCCCTTCTCCCGGGAGGCGAGCCGGGACCAGTAGCCGGGCGGCAGCGCCTTCAGGGGGCTGGGCGGGCTCTCTCGGGCGCGCGGGTCGAAGACGGCCGCGCCGCCCTCGGGGAGGGAGGTGCCCGTGGCCTCGCGCAGGGCCGACTCGTGCCCCACGAGCACCGCGTTCTTGCCGGGCGGGGGCGGGGTGGAGAGGAGGCGGGGGAGCCCGCCTGGGGGGAGGTTGGGCCTTCGCCGGGGGCCTGGGGGGTCGTGGTCCGGCGGGAGGAGGGCCCTCGCGGTCTTTGCGCGCCCGAAGGCCAGCAGCGCGGTCTGGCGGGCGCGGCAGTAGGGGCTCGCGAGGACCGGCCCGGCGGGGATGTCCAGGCGGCGGAAGGCCTCGCCGATCTCTCGCGCCTGGCGGCGGCCCTCCGGGGTGAGGTTGCGCTGGGTGCTGCAGTCGCGGAGGTCGGGCTCCTCGGCGTCGGGGGTGGAGAGGTCGGTTGCGGCGTGGCGGAAGAAGATCACGTACCCTCCCTCCCGGAGCTCGGCGAGGAGACGAGCGTCGGGGAGGGTGCGCTCCCGGGGCGGGGCCTGTGAGCCGCTCCCCCGCTCCGCGCAGCCGGGGATGAGAAAGAGAGCGAGCAGGGCGGCGAGCAGGGCCGCCGCCCGGAGCGCGCTTCGCTCGGCTCTCTTGTTCCGGACGCCCATACCCTGCCCATCTTACCCCCGTCCGGGGGCGGCTCGCGGGGCACTTTGTGGTAATTTCTCCGGCTATGGAGAAGCGCGCGGGCGGAGGACCGAGAGGGTGGGCCGGCGGGCTTGCGGCGGCGCTCTGCGGGGGATTTGCGCTCCTGCTCTACCTCAGGACCCTCGCGCCGACCGTCCTGTACTACGACCTGCCGCACCTGCGCGACTCGGCGACCCTGCAGGCCAAGGCGGCCGTGCTCGGCATCCCGGACTACACCGGCTACCCCACCTACGTCATGCTCGCCCACCTCTTCACCTACCTCCCCTTCGGGGACGTGGCCTACCGGGTCAACCTG is a window of Rubrobacter xylanophilus DSM 9941 DNA encoding:
- a CDS encoding histidine phosphatase family protein → MGVRNKRAERSALRAAALLAALLALFLIPGCAERGSGSQAPPRERTLPDARLLAELREGGYVIFFRHAATDLSTPDAEEPDLRDCSTQRNLTPEGRRQAREIGEAFRRLDIPAGPVLASPYCRARQTALLAFGRAKTARALLPPDHDPPGPRRRPNLPPGGLPRLLSTPPPPGKNAVLVGHESALREATGTSLPEGGAAVFDPRARESPPSPLKALPPGYWSRLASREKGRRRR